One Lampris incognitus isolate fLamInc1 chromosome 14, fLamInc1.hap2, whole genome shotgun sequence DNA window includes the following coding sequences:
- the rps15 gene encoding 40S ribosomal protein S15, whose protein sequence is MADTEIKKKRTFRKFTYRGVDLDQLLDMSYEQLMQLYCARQRRRLNRGLRRKQQSLLKRLRKAKKEAPPMEKPEVVKTHLRDMVILPEMVGSMVGVYNGKTFNQVEIKPEMCGHYLGEFSITYKPVKHGRPGIGATHSSRFIPLK, encoded by the exons ATG GCGGATACCGAGATCAAGAAGAAGCGTACCTTCAGGAAGTTCACATACAGAGGTGTGGACCTGGACCAGCTTCTGGACATGTCCTA tgAGCAGCTGATGCAGTTGTACTGTGCCCGCCAGAGGAGAAGGCTGAATCGTGGCCTGCGCCGCAAACAGCAGTCACTCCTGAAGCGCCTGCGTAAGGCCAAGAAGGAGGCTCCCCCCATGGAGAAGCCAGAGGTTGTAAAGACCCACCTGAGGGACATGGTTATCCTGCCAGAGATGGTTGGTTCCATGGTTGGAGTGTACAATGGCAAGACCTTCAATCAGGTTGAAATTAAG CCTGAGATGTGCGGTCACTACCTGGGGGAGTTCTCCATCACCTACAAGCCAGTCAAGCACGGTCGCCCTGGTATTGGAGCCACACACTCTTCTCGTTTCATCCCTCTGAAGTAG